The Deltaproteobacteria bacterium region CTCCGGCCTTGTCCAATACCTTCGTTATCGCCGCCGTGAGCGTCGTCTTACCATGGTCTACGTGACCTATAGTCCCTATGTTTAAGTGCGGCTTCCCCCGCGCAAATCTCTCCTTAGACATCTTATCTCTCTACCTCCTTACGTGAAGTTCACGGCCTGTGTTACTGAACAGCCTGTACATTCGTCTTAAGATTTTCCGAAAGACTTTCGGGCAGCGGGGAATAATGCGCAAATTCCATTGTGAACGAGCCCCGTCCTTCAGTCATAGACCTTAACTCGGTGGCATAGCCGAACATTTCCGAAAGCGGGACTTCAGCCCTTATCGCCTGCATGGCGCCGCGTAGCTCCGAGCCCATGATCTTGCCCCTTCTGGAGCTAAGATTCCCCATCACAGATCCCATAAAGTCCTCGGGAACCACAACCTCTACTTTCATGAGCGGCTCGAGAATTATAGGCTTTGCGCGCAAAACCGCGTCCTTAAAAGCCATCGAGGCCGCAATCTTAAAAGCGATTTCCGAACTGTCCACATCGTGGTAAGAACCGTCGTAAAGCCTTACGGTCAAATCGATGACCGGATAGCCCGCGACCACACCCGTTTCAGAAGCCTCTCTTATGCCCTTTTCCACAGCGGGTATAAACTCTCTCGGTATGGTGCCGCCCTTGATCTCATCTACAAAATTAATTCCGGAACCCTCTTCTCCGGGCTCCATCTTGATTTTAACATGCCCGTACTGACCCCTGCCGCCGGTCTGCCTGATAAACTTCGATTCGACGTCCGAAGGCCGGGTAACCGTCTCCCTGTAAGCGACCTGGGGTCTTCCCACATTCGCGTCCACGTTGAATTCACGCTTCAGCCTGTCAACGATAATCTCCAGGTGCAACTCACCCATACCGGAAATAAGTGTCTGGGCGGTTTCTTCATCATGCTTAACTTTAAATGTCGGATCT contains the following coding sequences:
- a CDS encoding GTP-binding protein codes for the protein MSKERFARGKPHLNIGTIGHVDHGKTTLTAAITKVLDKAG